The following coding sequences are from one Dromaius novaehollandiae isolate bDroNov1 chromosome 24, bDroNov1.hap1, whole genome shotgun sequence window:
- the C1QA gene encoding complement C1q subcomponent subunit A isoform X2, with protein sequence MRLRLWLVTGVLAAVLGTTLPQETVCRAPDGKNGVPGVPGLNGRPGQKGDMGEPGKPARRTGIRGPKGDEGEPGPPGNPGNQGYHGPSGPPGLPGEPGPKGAKGKAGNIKEQPRPAFSASRKYPPQRGNTVVFDNVITNQENSYNALTGVFTCRIPGLYYFAYQVISSGDLCLSITKNRENVVSFCDNNSRNILQVNSGSSVLSLAKDDTVSVTTNPLKINMIYSGSEADSVFSGFMLFPQTG encoded by the exons ATGCGGCTCCGGTTGTGGCTGGTGACCGGCGTGCTGGCGGCAGTCCTCGGCACGACCTTGCCCCAGGAGACCGTGTGTCGGGCACCAGATGGCAAGAACGGCGTGCCGGGGGTCCCTGGCCTTAATGGGAGGCCAGGACAGAAAGGGGACATGGGAGAGCCAG GGAAACCAGCGCGAAGAACCGGCATCCGTGGGCCCAAAGGGGATGAAGGCGAGCCGGGGCCTCCTGGCAACCCAGGAAATCAAGGCTACCACGGTCCAAGTGGCCCCCCTGGGCTCCCAGGAGAGCCGGGGCCGAAGGGGGCCAAGGGGAAGGCTGGCAACATCAAGGAGCAGCCACGACCTGCCTTCTCGGCCTCGCGGAAGTACCCGCCACAGAGGGGCAACACCGTGGTGTTCGACAACGTCATCACCAACCAGGAAAACTCCTACAACGCCCTGACCGGGGTGTTCACCTGTCGCATCCCTGGCCTTTACTACTTTGCCTACCAGGTCATCTCCAGCGGAGACCTCTGTCTGAGCATCACCAAGAACAGGGAGAACGTGGTCAGCTTCTGCGACAACAACAGTCGCAATATCCTGCAGGTGAACTCGGGCAGCAGTGTGCTCAGCCTGGCCAAAGACGACACGGTCTCTGTGACCACCAACCCCCTGAAAATCAACATGATTTACAGCGGCTCCGAGGCAGACAGCGTCTTCAGTGGCTTCATGCTGTTCCCGCAAACGGGCTGA
- the C1QA gene encoding complement C1q subcomponent subunit A isoform X1: MQVHPPTLLLFLPDPGEELPENRAASSDCSVLSLERRGRMRLRLWLVTGVLAAVLGTTLPQETVCRAPDGKNGVPGVPGLNGRPGQKGDMGEPGKPARRTGIRGPKGDEGEPGPPGNPGNQGYHGPSGPPGLPGEPGPKGAKGKAGNIKEQPRPAFSASRKYPPQRGNTVVFDNVITNQENSYNALTGVFTCRIPGLYYFAYQVISSGDLCLSITKNRENVVSFCDNNSRNILQVNSGSSVLSLAKDDTVSVTTNPLKINMIYSGSEADSVFSGFMLFPQTG; the protein is encoded by the exons ATGCAAGTACATCCCCCcaccctgctcctcttcctccctgatCCCGGGGAAGAGCTGCCAGAAAATAGAGCTGCCTCCTCAGACTGCTCCGTCCTCAGCCTGGAAAGGAG AGGCAGGATGCGGCTCCGGTTGTGGCTGGTGACCGGCGTGCTGGCGGCAGTCCTCGGCACGACCTTGCCCCAGGAGACCGTGTGTCGGGCACCAGATGGCAAGAACGGCGTGCCGGGGGTCCCTGGCCTTAATGGGAGGCCAGGACAGAAAGGGGACATGGGAGAGCCAG GGAAACCAGCGCGAAGAACCGGCATCCGTGGGCCCAAAGGGGATGAAGGCGAGCCGGGGCCTCCTGGCAACCCAGGAAATCAAGGCTACCACGGTCCAAGTGGCCCCCCTGGGCTCCCAGGAGAGCCGGGGCCGAAGGGGGCCAAGGGGAAGGCTGGCAACATCAAGGAGCAGCCACGACCTGCCTTCTCGGCCTCGCGGAAGTACCCGCCACAGAGGGGCAACACCGTGGTGTTCGACAACGTCATCACCAACCAGGAAAACTCCTACAACGCCCTGACCGGGGTGTTCACCTGTCGCATCCCTGGCCTTTACTACTTTGCCTACCAGGTCATCTCCAGCGGAGACCTCTGTCTGAGCATCACCAAGAACAGGGAGAACGTGGTCAGCTTCTGCGACAACAACAGTCGCAATATCCTGCAGGTGAACTCGGGCAGCAGTGTGCTCAGCCTGGCCAAAGACGACACGGTCTCTGTGACCACCAACCCCCTGAAAATCAACATGATTTACAGCGGCTCCGAGGCAGACAGCGTCTTCAGTGGCTTCATGCTGTTCCCGCAAACGGGCTGA
- the C1QC gene encoding complement C1q subcomponent subunit C, producing MGQSFQEQLGLALTLLLLSLGAAVTGDTNHNCYGAPGLPGMPGMPGKDGRDGLKGAKGEPGIPAIAATHGPKGMKGEPGSPGWPGKTGPAGPPGPRGDPGVMGTAGEPGAAGGYKQKHQSAFSVTRQTSVHPLKDVPVVFNRVISNTNDDYNTTTGIFTCKLPGLYYFVFHASQTANLCVLLYKNRSKVASFCDHKTNTMQVTSGGILLRLEAGNHIWLAVNDYNGMVGISGSDSVFSGFLLFPD from the exons ATGGGGCAGAGCTTTCAGGAGCAGCTCGGTCTGGCCCTCACCCTCCTGCTCCTTTCCCTGGGGGCTGCAGTGACCGGAGACACCAACCACAACTGCTATGGGGCTCCAGGCCTGCCGGGTATGCCGGGCATGCCAGGCAAGGACGGCCGGGATGGGCTGAAGGGAGCCAAAGGCGAGCCAG GCATCCCAGCCATTGCTGCTACTCACGGGCCCAAAGGTATGAAAGGGGAACCAGGCAGTCCTGGCTGGCCCGGCAAGACTGGCCCTGCCGGTCCCCCGGGTCCTCGCGGAGACCCGGGAGTGATGGGCACTGCTGGAGAGCCGGGTGCAGCCGGCGGCTACAAGCAGAAGCACCAGTCAGCGTTTTCAGTGACGAGGCAGACCAGCGTACACCCCCTGAAGGACGTCCCCGTGGTGTTCAACCGTGTCATCAGCAACACAAACGACGACTACAACACCACCACGGGCATATTCACGTGCAAGCTCCCCGGCCTCTACTACTTTGTCTTCCACGCTTCGCAGACCGCCAACCTCTGCGTCCTGCTCTACAAGAACAGGAGTAAGGTGGCCAGCTTCTGTGACCACAAGACCAATACCATGCAGGTCACCTCGGGTGGGATCCTCCTCCGTCTGGAAGCTGGAAACCACATCTGGCTGGCGGTGAATGATTACAACGGCATGGTGGGCATCAGCGGCTCCGACAGCGTCTTCTCAGGATTCCTGCTCTTCCCGGACTAG